The genomic stretch CTGATAGGCCTGGGGCGATATACCAGCCTTTTTTGCAACCTGCGTTTTTGTCTTACCTCGACGTGCTTCAAAGATTTTGTAAGCGACCTCTATCTTCGGCGACAACTCGACCGCATACAAGCCCTTCTTCTCATTGGGTTCAGTCTTTGGATAAACAAAGGTCAACCCCAAATCCAAATCACATTCAAAAGCACCATCCATGGCTTCCTTTGCCATAGCCAAGGCTTCACCTATAGAAGCCCCAAAAGCATTTACATTGGGAAGGTCCGGAAAACTGGCAACATAACCCATATCCTTATCCTTTTCAATTTTACAAGCGTAAATCATCTTGCCATGAATTTAGTTTTTCTTTTTTCTGCATTCAATAAATTTTATTATAAATCAACAAATTTATTGATATAAAGTTGTTCGGATATAAAAAAAGGCCGTATTCCTATACACTCCATTTCAGGCTTTTGCAGCCAATCTATGGGATATAAGAATACGACCTAAAGCGAGAGCAGCGACCGTATTTATATGGTCATTGCCGAGCTAACGAGTATGCAACGAAGTTGCAATACGACCTAAGGCGAGAGCAGTGACCATTTATGGTCTTTGTCTCACGCAATCATTGTCTGTCAGAATACAAACTTACTTCACCTTGTACTTAGCGCGTTTTTCGGCGACCACATTTGCAGGGACTTTCTTTTCGGGAACAACCTTCAAGGCAAGCTGCAAGCCCATGGCATTCAGAATTTTCATCATCGTTTCAAAACGAGGATGCGCACCTTCCTTCATTGCCTTATAAAGACTCTCACGGTTCAAGCCAGCTTTTTCGGCGATCTTTGCCATGCCTGCAGACCTTGCCGCAGTGCTAACACAATGCTGCCAAAAAACAGGATCGTTTTCGGCAAGAGCCTCCTTCAAGAAAAGTTTTACATCTACCTCAGTTTCTAGAAATTCTGCAACATCCAAATCCGAAACTTTAATCTTACCCATTGTTTAACTCCTTCTTATTCCTCCTCAATGTAGCCAATCGGCTACAAATTGTCAAGTACTGGACAAACAAAAAAGCCGCATTACCCATAAGGATCCTTAACGGATTCGATATAAGTAAATACGGCTTGTTGGGTCTTTCGACCCCAACCATTGTCTGTCAGAATAAATGTACTAAAAAGCGAATGTCAAAAGATGACGTTCCAATACAAGATTCAAGGTCAATGTTGTTAGAAACGGCTGAGCCATCGTAGCTTAGGCTCAAATCTGCATTGGTCTCATCAGCAACACTCTGCTTGGCACCATTGATATCAAAGACTTTACCATCCAAGAAGGGAACATCTGCAAAATCCAAAGCCTTTACAAGATACCCAAGGGTATTGGTTTCTTTCATTTGAATTTCGGGAATGGACACGTCAAGGGAGCCATTTCGATTAGAGACCTTGATGTATTCACCTTCAGCAAAACCGAAAGGCAAATCTTCGGCACCTTCCAACTTGAATTCCAAATCAATATTCTTTTTGAATTCAGAATTTTCATATTTCAGGCTAATGTCATCATCACCGTCTTCGACTTCAACCAAATTCATATTCATGAATTTGAGATTCATTCCAAGTTCCTTAATGGAAGCCTGAAGTTTTCCGATGCAAAAAGACTCAACGCTAAAATCACTGCTAGAAGTAAGAACGGAT from Fibrobacter sp. UWR4 encodes the following:
- a CDS encoding type II toxin-antitoxin system HicB family antitoxin, yielding MIYACKIEKDKDMGYVASFPDLPNVNAFGASIGEALAMAKEAMDGAFECDLDLGLTFVYPKTEPNEKKGLYAVELSPKIEVAYKIFEARRGKTKTQVAKKAGISPQAYQRFETPKGSPSVETLYKIAAALGKKLEINFV
- a CDS encoding addiction module antidote protein, which codes for MGKIKVSDLDVAEFLETEVDVKLFLKEALAENDPVFWQHCVSTAARSAGMAKIAEKAGLNRESLYKAMKEGAHPRFETMMKILNAMGLQLALKVVPEKKVPANVVAEKRAKYKVK